One stretch of Halococcus hamelinensis 100A6 DNA includes these proteins:
- a CDS encoding alkaline phosphatase family protein, which produces MTLADWIDETRARVARDGMAGVHESAYELRVGALRRADRFVDPGVNVYDREWDALLILDGCRADLLRGTAPAYDFLDSPGTHRSPGSTSYEWLERTFTDEYEEEMANTVHVSANPFTHQYLDAERFRVLDEVWRDGWDDEAGIVPARTVTDRAIQAGRDHLDSDGRLVVHYMQPHFPSVPRPLGDVSTLDEWRDGREMAWQGLRRGEFTRREVWRAYAANLRYVLDDVTSLLENLDAERVAISADHGNAAGEWGIYGHPNVPLNVLREVPWFVTSATDRHTREPQSTNSTDREEASAAVEDRLAALGYTEDERT; this is translated from the coding sequence ATGACGCTCGCCGACTGGATCGACGAGACCCGAGCGCGGGTCGCCCGCGATGGGATGGCCGGCGTCCACGAGAGCGCCTACGAACTCCGGGTCGGCGCGCTCCGGCGGGCGGACCGCTTCGTCGACCCCGGCGTGAACGTCTACGACCGCGAGTGGGACGCCCTCTTGATCCTCGACGGCTGTCGGGCCGACCTCCTTCGAGGAACCGCACCCGCCTACGACTTCCTCGATTCGCCGGGGACGCACCGCTCGCCGGGATCGACCTCCTACGAGTGGCTGGAGCGGACGTTCACCGACGAGTACGAAGAGGAGATGGCGAACACCGTCCACGTCAGCGCGAACCCGTTCACCCACCAGTATCTCGACGCCGAGCGATTTCGCGTGCTCGACGAGGTCTGGCGCGACGGCTGGGACGACGAGGCGGGGATCGTGCCCGCACGAACCGTGACCGACCGCGCCATTCAGGCGGGCCGCGACCACCTCGATTCGGACGGCCGGCTCGTCGTCCACTACATGCAGCCACACTTCCCGAGCGTGCCGCGCCCGCTCGGCGACGTCTCGACCCTCGACGAGTGGCGCGACGGTCGCGAGATGGCGTGGCAGGGCCTCCGGCGCGGCGAGTTCACGCGACGGGAGGTCTGGCGCGCCTACGCCGCGAACCTCCGATACGTCCTCGACGACGTGACCAGCCTCCTCGAAAACCTCGATGCCGAGCGGGTGGCCATCTCCGCCGACCACGGCAACGCGGCGGGCGAGTGGGGGATCTACGGTCACCCGAACGTTCCCCTGAACGTGCTGCGGGAGGTGCCGTGGTTCGTGACGAGCGCGACCGACCGACACACCCGCGAGCCCCAGTCCACGAACTCGACCGACCGCGAGGAGGCGTCTGCGGCGGTCGAGGACCGGCTAGCGGCGCTCGGCTACACCGAGGACGAACGGACGTAG
- a CDS encoding glycosyltransferase family 2 protein encodes MPKTVTLPRSLQTGAGPLVSVVVPTYGDAEYLPEALESIANQTHANLELVVVDSSGVSWLRELGERVEGFEYIEQEPQGLAAARNRGLDAATGAVISFLDADDRWCPTKLERQLAALDDGADVVYSDVSLLEGDSKRYQSALPVENPETHHVDFLYEGGVPMPTVVARRECFAAERFDESLPAVEDRHLWARLFARYRPARVAEPLACYAVREDSMSSDAETMYDSELAVVADLCDRLPGLDSHRAALERKAEYKYGKRLLRVGDAGAARAPLRAALSGERSDPRLLVLLAVAYLPFGHRRVLQLLERLQERRR; translated from the coding sequence GTGCCGAAGACAGTCACACTGCCACGCTCGCTCCAGACAGGAGCGGGCCCGCTCGTCTCCGTCGTCGTCCCGACCTACGGCGACGCCGAGTACCTCCCCGAAGCGCTCGAATCCATCGCGAACCAGACCCACGCGAACCTCGAACTCGTCGTCGTCGACAGTTCGGGAGTGAGCTGGCTCCGAGAGCTCGGCGAACGCGTCGAGGGCTTCGAGTACATCGAACAGGAGCCCCAGGGTTTGGCGGCGGCGCGGAACCGGGGGCTCGACGCCGCCACTGGCGCGGTGATCAGTTTTCTCGACGCCGACGACCGGTGGTGCCCGACGAAACTCGAAAGACAGCTCGCGGCGCTCGATGACGGTGCCGATGTCGTCTACTCGGACGTCTCCCTCCTCGAAGGCGACTCGAAACGCTACCAGTCGGCGTTGCCGGTCGAGAACCCGGAAACCCATCACGTCGACTTCCTCTACGAGGGTGGGGTGCCGATGCCGACCGTCGTCGCCCGCCGGGAGTGCTTCGCCGCGGAACGGTTCGACGAGAGCCTGCCGGCCGTCGAGGACCGCCACCTCTGGGCCCGGCTGTTCGCCCGCTATCGGCCCGCCCGGGTGGCCGAACCGCTCGCGTGCTACGCCGTGCGCGAGGACTCGATGAGTTCGGACGCCGAAACCATGTACGACTCGGAGCTCGCGGTGGTCGCGGACCTCTGTGACCGACTACCGGGACTCGACTCCCATCGCGCGGCGCTCGAACGCAAGGCCGAGTACAAGTACGGGAAACGGCTGCTCCGGGTCGGCGACGCCGGGGCTGCTCGTGCCCCGCTCCGGGCGGCGCTTTCGGGCGAACGGTCCGATCCTCGACTCCTCGTACTGCTCGCGGTCGCGTACCTTCCGTTCGGCCACCGACGAGTACTCCAGCTCCTCGAACGTCTTCAGGAACGCCGGCGATAG
- a CDS encoding sulfatase: protein MRDVLFITVDSLRADHLGCYGYGRETTPAIDALAAGGHRFENAFAHACATRASFPSILTSATALMHGGYERVSEKQTLVTEALPDACRTAGFHSNLYLSAEFGYDRGFEHFFDSKTDPGRIARLKQVVKRRLDEDGALYRLLSGAVDTAEKEAGLSFGSAYVRADEITDKALAWAESQNRGPRFGWVHYMDVHHPYLPPERHQRALGLDPVDEREAVRLRRTMVEEPENLTSDERETLIDLYDAETRFADAEIGRLVDSVRDSWGEDTVIVLTADHGEALGEHGQFGHSQTFFDEVLHVPLVVDLGPESSEPKTHDEIVGLLDVTPTIVDYAGGTQSEAFHGHSLRPLLDGTGEWPREHVVGDWSAENTGEGEHRYAYRDRRWKYVERDGVGALYDLRADPGEERDVAADNPDERERIEAVLDDHRRTIAATADDLSTVEMDETTKQRLRDLGYAE, encoded by the coding sequence ATGCGAGACGTGCTGTTCATCACCGTCGACTCGCTCCGAGCCGACCATCTCGGGTGTTACGGCTACGGGCGCGAGACGACCCCCGCCATCGACGCCCTCGCGGCCGGCGGCCACCGCTTCGAGAACGCGTTCGCCCACGCGTGTGCGACCCGGGCCTCCTTCCCCTCGATCCTGACCTCCGCGACGGCGCTGATGCACGGCGGTTACGAACGCGTCTCCGAAAAGCAGACCCTCGTCACCGAGGCGCTCCCCGACGCCTGTCGCACGGCGGGCTTTCACTCGAACCTCTACCTCTCGGCGGAGTTCGGCTACGACCGCGGCTTCGAGCACTTCTTCGATTCGAAGACCGACCCCGGACGGATCGCCCGTCTCAAGCAGGTCGTCAAGCGCCGGCTCGACGAGGACGGCGCGCTCTACCGACTCCTCTCGGGCGCGGTCGACACCGCCGAGAAGGAGGCCGGCCTCTCCTTCGGCTCGGCCTACGTCCGCGCCGACGAGATCACCGACAAGGCGCTCGCGTGGGCCGAAAGCCAGAATAGAGGCCCGCGATTCGGCTGGGTGCACTACATGGACGTCCACCACCCCTACCTCCCGCCCGAGCGCCACCAGCGCGCCCTGGGACTCGACCCGGTGGACGAACGCGAGGCGGTGCGCCTCCGCCGGACGATGGTCGAGGAACCCGAGAACCTCACCTCCGACGAACGCGAGACCCTGATCGACCTCTACGACGCCGAGACCCGTTTCGCCGACGCCGAGATCGGTCGGCTGGTCGACTCCGTTCGCGATTCGTGGGGCGAGGATACCGTGATAGTGCTCACCGCCGACCACGGCGAGGCGCTCGGCGAGCACGGGCAGTTCGGCCACTCACAGACCTTCTTCGACGAGGTGCTCCACGTCCCGCTGGTGGTCGACCTCGGTCCCGAATCGAGCGAGCCGAAAACCCACGACGAGATCGTGGGCCTGCTCGACGTGACCCCGACCATCGTGGACTACGCGGGCGGCACGCAGTCCGAGGCCTTCCACGGCCACAGCCTCCGGCCGCTCCTCGACGGAACCGGTGAGTGGCCCCGCGAGCACGTCGTCGGCGACTGGTCGGCCGAGAACACGGGCGAGGGCGAACACCGCTACGCCTACCGCGACCGCCGCTGGAAGTACGTCGAACGCGACGGGGTGGGCGCGCTCTACGACCTCCGAGCCGACCCCGGCGAGGAGCGGGACGTCGCGGCCGACAACCCCGACGAACGCGAGCGCATCGAGGCGGTCCTCGACGACCACCGCCGGACGATCGCCGCGACCGCTGACGACCTTTCGACTGTGGAGATGGACGAGACCACGAAACAGCGCCTCCGCGACCTCGGCTACGCGGAGTGA
- a CDS encoding glycosyltransferase — MADTNEDSIRVLWLTPDKPETISVGRRRIAEHLRDEGLRVTLRGTTPRTALSSFRERAEYDVVVGTTRAGAFAGAGLKLAGVPLVVDHVDPIRQFAETHGTALSFGVGLAENVAFRLADHTLYVYDEERPRVERYARAATETDLGVAFEAFADPDRGIVADARAHLAESGVGPETPLAIYVGGLEPIYHVEALLGAMDRLDDWTLAVLGTGSLEGLVERAAAERENVVFLGSVPHERVPGYLHAAEAGVALVDDPHTLKILEYAAAGLPAVGLHGRVEDRFGEFVECCDPNPESVARAVGRAGERDVEAFRDHVGEFDYARIAEGYAQVIRRVVGAGKR; from the coding sequence ATGGCTGACACCAACGAGGACTCGATCCGCGTGCTCTGGCTCACGCCGGACAAGCCCGAGACGATCAGCGTTGGTCGTCGCCGGATCGCCGAGCACCTCCGGGACGAGGGCCTTCGCGTCACGCTCCGGGGCACGACCCCGCGGACCGCGCTGTCCTCGTTTCGCGAACGCGCCGAGTACGACGTGGTGGTCGGGACGACGCGGGCCGGCGCGTTCGCGGGGGCGGGACTGAAGCTCGCGGGAGTTCCACTGGTCGTCGACCACGTCGACCCGATCCGCCAGTTCGCGGAGACCCACGGCACCGCGCTCTCGTTCGGAGTGGGCCTCGCCGAGAACGTCGCCTTTCGGCTCGCCGACCACACGCTCTACGTCTACGACGAGGAACGTCCGCGCGTCGAGCGGTACGCCCGCGCCGCGACCGAGACCGACCTCGGGGTCGCCTTCGAGGCGTTCGCCGACCCCGACAGGGGGATCGTCGCGGACGCACGAGCACACCTCGCGGAGAGCGGTGTCGGTCCGGAGACCCCGCTCGCGATCTACGTCGGCGGGCTCGAACCGATCTATCACGTCGAAGCCCTCCTCGGCGCGATGGATCGCCTCGACGACTGGACCCTCGCGGTGCTCGGGACGGGGTCGCTCGAAGGGCTGGTCGAACGGGCCGCCGCCGAGCGCGAGAACGTCGTCTTCCTCGGGAGCGTGCCCCACGAGCGAGTTCCGGGCTACCTCCACGCGGCCGAGGCGGGAGTCGCGCTGGTCGACGACCCCCACACTCTGAAGATCCTCGAATACGCCGCCGCTGGTCTCCCCGCCGTCGGGCTCCACGGTCGCGTCGAGGACCGCTTCGGCGAGTTCGTCGAGTGCTGCGACCCGAACCCGGAGAGCGTCGCCCGTGCGGTGGGACGGGCGGGCGAGCGCGACGTCGAGGCGTTTCGCGACCACGTCGGGGAGTTCGATTACGCACGGATCGCCGAGGGCTACGCGCAGGTCATCAGGCGCGTCGTCGGCGCAGGAAAACGGTAA
- a CDS encoding lipid II flippase MurJ, producing the protein MDEPRESLMRIGQTSVVNFVSEVATSVFGFVVTIYLARELGSAVLGEYYLVAAVVVWGKVLGGQGIQMATRKRISEGADEAKFFGGGLSLQTFAFVVLAAAILVFRGPVNDYLRTDAALLLVVLLFTGLLVWQVRAALEGRHRVDLSSLLGPFDRLLRGLLQIGVVVVGLGTVKWLLTGFAAAEFVTGMVGIALLGLRPQLPTRAQVASMLDYAKYSWFSGLESRTFASMDTLVLAVPVFAVSSSRIGIYEVAWNLASVLAVFGASVSTTLFPAISRLSSAENREAIRGLIDDSIAFSGLFVVPGLVGCLVVGDRVLAIYRPEFVQGYAVLVVLVVGRLLYVYESQLTNVLAAIDRPDAAFRVNVVFVATNLVLNLALVYAFGWLGAAVATATSAAVGLVLGYYFLRRLVAVPIPTRELANQVAAAVAMGVVVLVARNFAPSGVPWTVGLVAVGGAVYFAGLVGLSNRFRATVRRNLPVR; encoded by the coding sequence GTGGACGAACCCCGTGAGTCGCTGATGCGGATCGGCCAGACCTCCGTCGTCAACTTCGTCTCGGAGGTCGCGACCTCGGTCTTCGGCTTCGTGGTGACGATCTACCTCGCGCGCGAACTCGGGAGCGCGGTGCTCGGGGAGTACTACCTCGTCGCGGCCGTCGTGGTCTGGGGGAAGGTCCTCGGCGGCCAGGGCATCCAGATGGCGACCCGAAAGCGCATCAGCGAGGGAGCAGACGAAGCGAAATTCTTCGGCGGCGGGCTCTCGCTCCAGACGTTCGCGTTCGTCGTCCTCGCCGCGGCGATCCTGGTCTTCCGTGGGCCGGTCAACGACTATCTCCGCACCGACGCCGCACTCTTGTTGGTCGTCCTCCTCTTCACTGGACTCCTGGTGTGGCAGGTCCGAGCCGCGCTCGAAGGTCGTCATCGGGTGGACCTCTCCTCGCTGCTCGGCCCGTTCGACCGCCTGCTTCGCGGTCTCCTCCAGATCGGGGTCGTGGTCGTGGGGCTCGGGACGGTCAAGTGGCTCCTGACGGGTTTCGCGGCGGCGGAATTCGTCACGGGCATGGTGGGGATCGCGCTCCTCGGCCTCCGACCGCAGCTCCCAACCCGTGCGCAGGTCGCGAGCATGCTCGATTACGCCAAATATTCGTGGTTCTCGGGGCTCGAATCCCGGACCTTCGCCTCGATGGACACCCTCGTGCTCGCGGTCCCCGTCTTCGCCGTGAGTTCGAGTCGGATCGGGATCTACGAGGTCGCCTGGAACCTCGCCTCGGTCCTCGCGGTGTTCGGTGCGTCGGTGAGCACCACCCTCTTTCCCGCGATCAGCCGGCTGTCGAGCGCCGAGAACCGGGAGGCGATCCGTGGCCTGATCGACGACTCGATCGCCTTCTCGGGGCTGTTCGTGGTGCCCGGTCTCGTGGGCTGTCTCGTCGTCGGCGACCGGGTGCTCGCGATCTACCGCCCGGAGTTCGTCCAGGGCTACGCCGTGCTCGTCGTGCTCGTCGTGGGGCGCTTGCTCTACGTCTACGAGTCCCAGCTCACCAACGTCCTCGCGGCGATCGACCGCCCCGACGCCGCCTTCCGGGTCAACGTCGTCTTCGTCGCCACCAACCTCGTCCTCAACCTCGCGCTCGTCTACGCGTTCGGCTGGCTCGGCGCGGCGGTCGCCACCGCGACCTCGGCGGCGGTGGGGCTCGTCCTCGGCTACTACTTTCTCCGACGGCTCGTCGCCGTCCCGATACCCACCCGCGAACTCGCGAACCAGGTCGCCGCCGCCGTCGCGATGGGTGTCGTGGTTCTCGTGGCACGCAATTTCGCGCCTTCCGGCGTTCCCTGGACGGTCGGGCTGGTCGCGGTCGGCGGGGCGGTCTACTTCGCCGGGCTCGTCGGGCTCTCGAACCGGTTTCGCGCCACGGTCCGACGAAACCTTCCCGTCCGCTGA
- the aglG gene encoding glucosyl-dolichyl phosphate glucuronosyltransferase produces MRVSVVLCSYDPALFSDFRAAADSVLANTHPAELVVVVDGDPALADRVRETYGTHDDVTIHENDENRGLLESRNTGAEVAAGDVVAFLDDDARADPEWIARLVAAYETRGALAVGGRMTPEWVAGRPTFLPAEFYWLVGVTHRGFGPAGDEHRPGEVRNTNGSNLSFRREVFLGLGGFDTEIGGRKGNNKLQGGETELCARLEREYGERVWYDPDALVGHKVFAYRTDPRWLAGRAFWQGYSKRAMESFVPDSTGEESAFLGALLTEFVPHRFASLVRHPSRERASQLVTLVLLTGLVGFGYVYAMLRYRPAESDDG; encoded by the coding sequence ATGCGGGTGTCAGTGGTGCTCTGTAGCTACGACCCGGCGCTGTTCTCGGACTTCCGGGCCGCCGCCGACAGCGTGCTCGCCAACACCCACCCCGCCGAGCTCGTGGTGGTGGTCGACGGCGACCCCGCGCTCGCCGACCGGGTTCGGGAGACCTACGGCACCCACGACGACGTCACGATCCACGAGAACGACGAAAACAGAGGACTGCTCGAAAGCCGAAACACGGGGGCCGAGGTCGCCGCCGGCGACGTGGTGGCCTTCCTCGACGACGACGCGCGGGCCGACCCCGAGTGGATAGCCCGCCTCGTCGCGGCCTACGAGACGCGGGGGGCGCTCGCCGTCGGCGGTCGGATGACCCCCGAGTGGGTCGCCGGACGACCGACGTTCCTCCCGGCGGAGTTCTACTGGCTCGTCGGCGTCACCCACCGGGGGTTCGGCCCCGCTGGCGACGAACACCGTCCGGGCGAGGTCCGCAACACCAACGGCTCGAACCTCTCCTTTCGCCGCGAGGTCTTCCTCGGTCTGGGTGGCTTCGACACCGAGATCGGCGGTCGGAAGGGGAACAACAAGCTCCAGGGCGGCGAAACGGAACTCTGCGCCCGGCTCGAACGCGAGTACGGCGAACGGGTGTGGTACGACCCCGACGCGCTCGTGGGCCACAAGGTGTTCGCCTACCGGACGGACCCGCGGTGGCTCGCGGGCCGGGCGTTCTGGCAGGGCTACTCGAAGCGCGCGATGGAGTCGTTCGTGCCGGACTCGACGGGCGAGGAGAGCGCGTTTCTGGGAGCGCTTCTCACGGAGTTCGTTCCCCACCGATTCGCGAGCCTCGTTCGGCACCCGTCGCGCGAACGCGCGAGTCAACTCGTCACGCTCGTCCTGCTCACCGGTCTCGTCGGGTTCGGATACGTCTACGCGATGCTTCGATACCGTCCCGCGGAGTCCGACGATGGCTGA
- a CDS encoding TrmB family transcriptional regulator, protein MSDPTGTLDDLGLTEYERRALAELFELGRTTAPTLAGATGVPKARIYGVLESLSDQGFVEVIPGRPKEYHARSPAEVLDRATENRRREYEAFREAVEGSREAFLAEFGPRYDDAAESRDDELFSVVDVGEPSEAEARRLYRTAETEVNVITTSFEYLPTVETALAEALDRGIEVRVLMLHPDHIPGGGRSPAEKREVQAGIVDRLATAYPAVETRFSSGKLPWRGTFCDPSAAYDSGEAVLLVEENDVPDAIRQAAITSNGSFVAGLERYFELIWDHESLAEYPDPSPSDRPG, encoded by the coding sequence ATGAGCGACCCGACGGGGACCCTCGACGACCTGGGTCTCACGGAGTACGAACGGCGGGCGCTGGCCGAGCTGTTCGAGCTCGGTCGGACCACCGCGCCGACGCTCGCGGGAGCGACCGGGGTGCCGAAAGCGCGGATCTACGGAGTGCTGGAATCGCTCTCCGACCAGGGCTTCGTCGAGGTGATACCCGGGCGGCCGAAGGAGTACCACGCCCGGTCGCCGGCGGAGGTGCTCGACCGCGCGACCGAGAACCGCCGACGGGAGTACGAGGCCTTCCGCGAGGCGGTCGAGGGGTCGCGTGAGGCCTTCCTCGCGGAGTTCGGCCCGCGATACGACGACGCGGCCGAGAGCCGGGACGACGAACTGTTCTCGGTCGTGGACGTCGGCGAACCGAGCGAGGCCGAGGCGCGCCGGCTCTACCGTACCGCCGAGACGGAGGTCAACGTCATCACGACGAGTTTCGAGTACCTCCCGACCGTCGAGACCGCGCTCGCCGAGGCCCTCGACAGGGGGATCGAGGTCCGGGTGCTCATGCTCCACCCCGACCACATCCCGGGCGGGGGACGCTCGCCCGCGGAGAAACGCGAGGTGCAGGCCGGGATCGTCGACCGCCTCGCGACGGCGTACCCCGCGGTCGAGACCCGGTTTTCGAGCGGCAAGCTCCCGTGGCGCGGCACGTTCTGCGACCCGAGCGCGGCCTACGATTCGGGCGAAGCGGTCCTGCTCGTCGAGGAGAACGACGTCCCGGACGCGATCCGGCAGGCGGCCATCACGAGCAACGGCTCGTTCGTCGCCGGTCTCGAACGCTACTTCGAACTGATCTGGGACCACGAGAGCCTGGCCGAGTATCCGGACCCGTCGCCCTCGGATCGACCCGGGTGA
- the aglJ gene encoding S-layer glycoprotein N-glycosyltransferase AglJ produces MVDRGDVCVLIPTYNEAATIGDVVGEFRGRGFENVLVVDGHSTDDTVEVARENGARVVEQSGRGRGNGKGQAVREGVARSTAPYLLMLDGDGTYRPADAEALLEPLLSGEADHVVGDRYADMADGAMTRFNGVGNRLINRAFRSIHGRDVGDVLSGYRAFTRESFEQCNPAADGFGIETELAVECVKHGVPLAVVPIEYLARPENSETNLRPVRDGAKILLTLYRLAKTNNPLFYFGSAGVLSGIAGTAVAAYVFVEWVTLRVSHEVLAVAAAFAIIVGVQLVIFGVLSDMILAINREQTRRFEALLDREATDRSRTDDYRRPGGPVERVESADEPDRSPKRDPSTDPPAERVGAERD; encoded by the coding sequence ATGGTCGACCGCGGCGACGTCTGCGTGCTGATCCCGACCTACAACGAGGCCGCGACGATCGGCGACGTCGTCGGCGAGTTCCGCGGACGGGGCTTCGAGAACGTGCTCGTGGTCGACGGCCACTCGACCGACGACACGGTCGAGGTCGCACGCGAGAACGGTGCACGCGTCGTCGAGCAGTCCGGACGGGGGCGGGGCAACGGCAAGGGCCAGGCGGTTCGCGAGGGCGTCGCGCGCTCGACGGCTCCCTACCTCCTGATGCTCGACGGCGACGGTACGTACCGCCCGGCCGACGCCGAGGCGCTCCTCGAACCCCTTCTCTCCGGCGAGGCCGACCACGTCGTCGGCGACCGCTACGCCGACATGGCCGACGGTGCGATGACCCGGTTCAACGGCGTCGGGAACCGACTGATCAACCGGGCGTTTCGCTCGATCCACGGTCGCGACGTCGGCGACGTGCTGAGCGGCTATCGTGCGTTCACCCGCGAGTCGTTCGAGCAGTGCAACCCCGCGGCGGACGGCTTCGGCATCGAGACCGAACTCGCCGTCGAGTGCGTCAAACACGGGGTCCCCCTCGCAGTGGTGCCGATCGAGTATCTCGCCCGCCCCGAGAACTCGGAGACCAACCTCAGACCCGTGCGCGACGGCGCGAAGATCCTCCTCACGCTCTACCGGCTGGCGAAGACCAACAACCCCCTCTTCTACTTCGGGAGCGCGGGCGTGCTCTCGGGGATCGCGGGGACCGCCGTCGCGGCCTACGTCTTCGTCGAGTGGGTCACCCTCCGGGTCTCCCACGAGGTGCTCGCGGTCGCGGCGGCCTTCGCCATCATCGTCGGCGTCCAGCTGGTGATCTTCGGCGTGCTCTCGGATATGATCCTCGCGATCAACCGCGAGCAGACCCGACGGTTCGAGGCGCTGCTCGACCGGGAGGCGACCGACCGCTCACGGACGGACGACTACCGCCGGCCCGGCGGTCCGGTGGAGCGGGTCGAATCGGCCGACGAGCCGGACCGGTCACCGAAGCGCGACCCCTCGACCGACCCGCCAGCCGAACGCGTCGGCGCGGAACGCGACTAG
- a CDS encoding sulfatase-like hydrolase/transferase, translating to MPDTPNLLLLCVDCLRGDAVDDGWGETPFLDSFVAGGRSYANCFASATTTTPCVASMMTGRYAEGNGVRSLREARLAPGVSTLAERLSVAGYDTAAFVTGPLVAETDLDRGFDTYRYRENTESLFDGWEPTELDSLFATEKPSFCYLHLWELHEPITVPAEFRGRENGRWPYERALSALDPSLERLLESVPEDTVVALCGDHGESITWRHNPLRRVAKRARDKARYEFGVDTRGMERRLDRLAEALAPASIHDHFVENGHGETVFDHVANVPLVLSGPGIEPGRETAVCRQVDLYPTLLDALGLDGSEDVDGESLLDPANEELDDREAYIRACGAALRGKENWVRALRTSTGKYVEYPNRDWGPEYYDLAADPAERAPVDDPDPDRLRALARRLPESEGVETERLAIDERLRALGYR from the coding sequence ATGCCCGACACGCCGAACCTGCTTCTCCTCTGTGTCGATTGCCTACGCGGCGACGCCGTCGACGACGGCTGGGGCGAGACCCCGTTTCTCGACTCGTTCGTCGCCGGTGGGCGCTCGTACGCCAACTGCTTCGCGTCGGCCACCACGACGACCCCCTGCGTCGCGAGCATGATGACGGGTCGGTACGCCGAGGGCAACGGCGTGCGCTCGCTCCGTGAAGCCCGCCTCGCGCCCGGCGTCTCGACGCTCGCCGAGCGGCTCTCCGTAGCGGGCTACGACACCGCCGCGTTCGTCACCGGCCCGCTGGTGGCCGAGACCGACCTCGACCGGGGGTTCGATACGTATCGCTACCGCGAGAACACCGAGTCGCTCTTCGACGGCTGGGAACCGACCGAACTCGATTCCCTGTTCGCGACCGAGAAACCCTCCTTCTGCTATCTCCACCTCTGGGAGCTCCACGAACCCATCACGGTGCCGGCGGAGTTCCGTGGTCGAGAGAACGGCCGGTGGCCCTACGAGCGGGCGCTCTCGGCGCTCGACCCCTCCCTCGAACGGCTCCTCGAATCGGTTCCCGAGGACACGGTGGTCGCGCTCTGTGGCGACCACGGCGAGAGCATCACCTGGCGACACAACCCCCTCCGCCGCGTCGCGAAACGCGCCCGCGACAAGGCCCGCTACGAGTTCGGCGTCGATACCCGGGGGATGGAACGACGGCTCGACCGCCTCGCGGAGGCCCTCGCGCCCGCGTCGATCCACGACCACTTCGTCGAGAACGGCCACGGCGAGACGGTCTTCGACCACGTCGCGAACGTTCCGCTCGTCCTCTCGGGGCCCGGCATCGAACCGGGTCGCGAGACCGCGGTCTGCCGGCAGGTGGACCTCTACCCGACGCTGCTCGACGCCCTCGGGCTCGACGGAAGCGAGGACGTCGACGGCGAATCGCTGCTCGATCCGGCGAATGAGGAACTCGACGACCGCGAGGCCTACATCCGGGCCTGTGGGGCGGCGCTCCGCGGGAAGGAGAACTGGGTTCGGGCCCTTCGAACCTCGACGGGGAAGTACGTCGAGTACCCGAACCGCGACTGGGGACCCGAATACTACGACCTCGCCGCCGACCCCGCCGAACGCGCGCCGGTCGACGACCCGGACCCGGACCGACTCCGTGCGCTCGCGAGACGGCTCCCGGAATCCGAGGGCGTCGAGACCGAACGCCTCGCGATCGACGAGCGGCTCCGTGCGCTCGGCTACCGCTGA